The segment GAGCCACTGCCGACAGCGTGACCAAGGCACCCAGATGCATGACGAATCCCCCGTCGCCTTCCACGCACACAATCTTCCGTCGCGGCTGGGCGACCGCCAAGCCTACGGCCAGGGGCAGGGCCAGCCCCATCGCGTCCTCAAGGTAAAAGTTTTCCGGCCGGTCACGGACGCAGGCCCATAGATACGAGGCGTTCCCCAGCGACGTGACCACCAGGGCATCGTCGCTCAGACAGACGGCCAAAGCCCGGTAGTAGTCTTCCCGTGTCGGGACCGTTGAGTTCACCAGTACGTGTCCTCCCGAGCTGTGAGTAAGACAAACGGCTGCGACGACTCCTCGGCATTGGCCGCCGCTTCCTCCACTTGTGGACCGATAGGCGTTGTGGAGTCGGTCAGCGCATACCTCAGTCCCAACGCTTGCAGCACGGGTTCGCTCACCCGCCCTTTGGGAATGTGATAGAAGATCGGGTCGCGCGTCGAGCCTCGGAACGAGGCGAGGATCAGGATCGGAAACTGATACCGCTGCGCCAAGGAGACCATTCCTGCCCCCATGGTCGTGAGACCGACATTCTGGATCAACATGACCGTCCGCGCCCCGCCCAGTCTCGCGCCGCAGGCAATGGCTAGCGCTTCTTCTTCATGGGTTGCCCGGATCAGCGTCATGCCCGGCTCGTGGTCAATTTCGACGAGTAACTGGCCTATCCAACTGTCCGGAACCGACACGGCCACCTTGAACTCGAGCTGCTTCAAGGTCGCCAAGAGTTGGCGTGGACGATGTCTCTGCTCGTGGCTCACAACAACCTCCCGTGCGAACGTGCCTTTGGGATCAGCAAAGGCGGTTGATACCCATGCAGAACCAGCTCATATTTTCAGGTTCAGGCAAACATTAACATGCCTCTATAAGAGGCGTCGCCATTTTCTGCGATATGCATGGTTGCTGCAAGCGTTTTTCACCGG is part of the Candidatus Methylomirabilota bacterium genome and harbors:
- a CDS encoding thiamine pyrophosphate-binding protein translates to MSHEQRHRPRQLLATLKQLEFKVAVSVPDSWIGQLLVEIDHEPGMTLIRATHEEEALAIACGARLGGARTVMLIQNVGLTTMGAGMVSLAQRYQFPILILASFRGSTRDPIFYHIPKGRVSEPVLQALGLRYALTDSTTPIGPQVEEAAANAEESSQPFVLLTAREDTYW